The nucleotide window CGGGGATGTTGATTGCAGCGTTAAGGCTTGATATTCCTTGTCTTGTTGTTACCGCAGGTCCTATGCTTGAAGGTAGCTGTAAAAATGAAAAATTAACTTTCATAAGAGGTTCATTTGAGGCAATCGGCAGATATCGTAACGGCGAAATAACAGAAGAAAAATTATACGAATTAGAACAAGAATGTTGCCCCGGAGCAGGTTCTTGTCAAGGATTATATACGGCAAATACTATGGCTTGCCTGACTGAGGTTATTGGCATGAGCTTGCCGTTCTGTGCTACAGCTTCTTCTGTGTCAGCTAAGAAGAAAAGGATTGCGTTTGACAGCGGTATGGAAATTGTCAAAATGGTTGAAAATGATGTGAAACCATCTGATATTATTACAAAAAAATCTTTGCGAAATGCTATCATAACAGATTTGGCTCTTGGCGGTTCTACAAATTCTATTCTTCATCTTCTCGCAATCGCTACTGCTGCAGGTGTCGATATTTCATTAGAAGATTTTAATGAATTAAGTCATAAAATACCTCAAATATTAAAGTTAGACCCGTCTTCGACATTGACGATGTCTGACTTAGACAATGCTGGTGGAATCCCCGGTGTTATCAAAACTATTTATGGGCATACTCCTGAATTCAATGATACTAAATCTGCGTGTGGAATTACGACAAAAGAAATTGCAGAAAAAGCTTGGGCTGACAATGATGTTATCAAAACAATAGAAAATCCGATAACCTCAAATCCGGGGTTGGCTGTTTTGTACGGAAATCTTGCAGAGCAAGGTGCTGTTGTGAAAATTTCAGGCGTTGAAAAAGAATGTTTGACTTTTGAAGGTAAGGCTAAAGTTTACACTTCAGAAGAAGCCGCTATGAGGGCTATAGAGGCTGATGAGGTCGTGGCTGGAGATGTTGTTGTAATTACCTACGAAGGACCTAAGGGCGGCCCCGGAATGAGGGAGATGCTTGCTCCTACTTCTTTAATAGTCGGTAAAGGTTTAGGCAAAAAAGTCGCTTTGATTACCGATGGACGTTTTTCAGGTGGCACAAGAGGGCTTTGTATTGGACATATTTGTCCTGAAGCTCCTGATGGCGGCTTGATTGGGCTGGTAGAAAACGGCGACAAAATCAAAATTGATATACCTAACAGAAAACTTACCCTTGATGTCCCCGATAGTGTTATCGCTGAAAGAAAAGCAAAATTTGTATTGCCTCAACCAAAAGAACGCAAGGGCTATCTAGCTAAATATGCTCGAACTGTAAAAAGTGCAAATTTAGGTGCAGTAACAGGCGTCTAAATTGTAAAATTTAGCAATTTTGGCATGTATCCATGCTGAATATATGTAGTGGAAATCGTGATTTTTTAACAAATTCACGATTTCTTTTTTCTTTGAATATGTCTATGTTCCCATTATGACTGAAATCAGAGAGTATGTATCAGAATGTAATAATTTGCCTCCGGTTGCCTTGAAAATGAAAACGGAAAAGCTATAATAAAATTAAGCTAAAAAACAGTTCAAGAGTGAACTTAACACTTGGGGAAAATAAAATATTTTTGGAGGATTTATCGTGCTTAGAAGCAGAGATATGGGAAGAGCTATTGCAGTCAGAAGATGGACCAATACCGCTCTTGAATGCTATAAGAGAGGCTGTGTATGTGAAGGATGCTTTTATTCTGATTTTTTCAACGGCACATCACAACGTTGCCAAATGAAAGCTTCCGTTTTGGAATTGGTTAGGGTTTTAGGAAAACCTGATGTAGAAATGCAACAAGTCTTGATTGACTAAGTTTAAAGCTTTAAATAAATAGAGGTTCTTTCTAGAGCCTCTTTTTTAGTGCAATAAAAAACCTGAACTAAAAAGCTCAGGTTTTTTTTGTTTAGATTTAAACCTCTTAAATTATCTCTTTATAAGATTCAGGATTATTCAACAAATCATAGTTTATTTCGTTTTCGTTATCAGCTATAACAGCTGCGACGACGGCGTCACTGGTGACATTTACCATAGTCCTTAACATATCTACTATTCTTTCCATAGCAAACAAGAATGCGAACCCTTCTACGAGTTGGTGAGGTGTCAATCCAAGGCCGTTTAATACAAGAGCGATGGTGATAAGACCTGCTCCCGGTATTCCTGCACAGGTGCTTGAAGCGATGATTGCAAGTATGATTACTTGGATTATTTGAATAGGTTCAAGAGTTACGCCGTAAGCTTGAGTTAAGAAGAATACAGCTACCACTTGGAATAAAGCGGTTGCGTCCATATTTAATGTTGCACCTAACGGCAAAACGAAACTGCAAACTTTATGAGAGATACCTCTTTTTTCACAGCAGGCAATTGTCAAAGGCAATGTTGCAGAACTGCTGGCTGTACCGAAAGCTACCATCATAGCTTCAGTTATCGCTGTATAG belongs to Candidatus Gastranaerophilales bacterium and includes:
- the ilvD gene encoding dihydroxy-acid dehydratase, producing MKSDNLKKGINHAPHRALLYATGVSKEGMKKPFIGIASSFSELVPGHVNMRDLERYIEKGIHSGGGQSFIFGVPAVCDGIAMGHSGMKYSLPSRDLIADCVETVASAHQLDGLILLTNCDKITPGMLIAALRLDIPCLVVTAGPMLEGSCKNEKLTFIRGSFEAIGRYRNGEITEEKLYELEQECCPGAGSCQGLYTANTMACLTEVIGMSLPFCATASSVSAKKKRIAFDSGMEIVKMVENDVKPSDIITKKSLRNAIITDLALGGSTNSILHLLAIATAAGVDISLEDFNELSHKIPQILKLDPSSTLTMSDLDNAGGIPGVIKTIYGHTPEFNDTKSACGITTKEIAEKAWADNDVIKTIENPITSNPGLAVLYGNLAEQGAVVKISGVEKECLTFEGKAKVYTSEEAAMRAIEADEVVAGDVVVITYEGPKGGPGMREMLAPTSLIVGKGLGKKVALITDGRFSGGTRGLCIGHICPEAPDGGLIGLVENGDKIKIDIPNRKLTLDVPDSVIAERKAKFVLPQPKERKGYLAKYARTVKSANLGAVTGV